In Primulina huaijiensis isolate GDHJ02 chromosome 4, ASM1229523v2, whole genome shotgun sequence, a genomic segment contains:
- the LOC140974888 gene encoding uncharacterized protein produces MRLQEIFCEKCGGEHYVKDCQDSGPYYVNEEAPVNQVGIQNRPRNDPYSNTYNPRWRQHPNFSWGGQGSQTRPQGGQQYGKQPMYRHEPRDEKSNLEQMMSKFISSTETRLQNQDASIKGLENQIGQLAKMIASREPGTLPSNTETNPKDQVKAIELKSGNVLESREKEKIQIGDEQTATSKGKSSNSTPAPTAQSKIVIPPPFPAALKKAKLDAQLALCDLGANINLMPFSVFRKLGLGEPKPTRMSLQLADRSVKYPKGVIEDVFVKVDKFIFPTDFVVLDMEENMEMPLIFGRPFLATGKSLIDVQERKLRLRVGEEEITFDVFNTLEHTLHADSCYRIDAIDSLVSNYVLDALRDPLEATLTTELGEDELDEEKAEMVAYFNANHPWRKPMKMDWRI; encoded by the exons ATGCGCTTGcaagagatattttgtgaaaaatgcggAGGGGAACACTATGTTAAAGACTGTCAAGACAGTGGTCCTTACTATGTAAATGAGGAGGCACCAGTGAATCAAGTGGGGATTCAAAACCGTCCGAGGAATGATCCTTATTCAAATACATATAATCCTAGATGGAGACAACACcccaacttctcatggggtggCCAAGGCAGTCAGACGCGACCACAAGGAGGACAGCAGTATGGTAAGCAGCCGATGTATCGACATGAACCTCGAGACGAAAAATCAAACTTGGAGCAAATGATGTCTAAGTTTATTTCATCCACTGAAACTAGACTCCAAAACCAAGATGCATCGATAAAAGGACTCGAGAATCAGATTGGACAGTTAGCCAAAATGATAGCAAGTAGAGAGCCGGGCACCTTGCCTAGTAACACGGAGACTAATCCAAAAGATCAAGTGAAGGCCATTGAGTTGAAGAGTGGAAATGTTCTAGAGTcaagggaaaaagaaaaaattcaaatagGGGATGAGCAAACTGCAACGTCTAaaggtaagtcttctaactctACACCAGCACCCACTGCACAGTCTAAGATTGTTATCCCTCCACCTTTCCCTGCAGCATTGAAAAAAGCAAAACTAGATGCACAACTCG cgttatgtgatcttggtgcaaATATTAACCTCATGCCTTTTTCTGTGTTCAGGAAACTTGGATTGGGAGAACCTAAGCCGACAAGGATGTCTTTACAACTGGCTGACAGATCTGTCAAGTATCCAAAAGGAGTGATTGAGGATGTGTTTGTTAAGGTGGACAAATTTATCTTTCCTACAGATTTTGTGGTGCTCGACATGGAGGAGAATATGGAGATGCCTCTAATTTTTGGGAGACCGTTCCTTGCAACTGGCAAGTCTCTGATTGATGTGCAGGAAAGGAAGTTAAGATTGAGAGTGGGGGAAGAGGAGATTACTTTTGACGTTTTTAATACACTTGAGCACACATTGCATGCTGATAGTTGTTATAGAATTGATGCTATTGATTCTCTTGTGTCTAACTATGTGCTGGATGCTCTTAGGGACCCTTTGGAGGCCACTCTCACTACTGAATTGGGAGAAGATGAATTGGATGAAGAAAAAGCTGAAATGGTGGCATACTTTAATGCCAACCATCCATGGAGAAAGCCAATGAAGATGGACTGGAGGATTTAG
- the LOC140974889 gene encoding uncharacterized protein, with the protein MELQLKQFQSFQPPILRGTETADDCKNWLDDIEVLFDSLDYQDERRIKLVPNQLQEIARRSYREDKRVEFENLKQGQLNIEEYVAKFSTLLRFAPLIGGNDEAVADQFINGLNPEIFALMKVERPHHFADVLNKANRVEYGRQIYCLGDITFEDDIAVDLNNVENVIG; encoded by the exons ATGGAATTACAGTTGAAacagtttcagtcatttcaaccGCCGATTCTGAGGGGTACTGAGACAGCTGATGATTGTAAGAATTGGTTAGATGATATCGAGGTACTATTTGATTCACTTGATTATCAAGATGAACGGAGAATTAAACTAGTGCCCAATCAATTACAAGAAATTGCAAGAA GATCGTATAGAGAAGACAAAAGAGTAGAGTTTGAGAATTTGAAACAGGGCCaactgaatattgaagaatatgttgctaaattctctaccttattGCGTTTTGCTCCTCTTATAGGtgggaatgatgaagctgtagcAGATCAGTTCATCAACGGATTGAATCCTGAGATATTTGCCTTGATGAAGGTAGAGCGACCCCATCATTTTGCTGATGTTTTGAATAAAGCAAATAGAGTTGAG tATGGTAGACAGATATATTGTTTGGGGGACATTACATTCGAAGATGATATAGCAGTTGATTTAAACAACGTTGAAAATGTTATCGGTTAG